A genomic region of Zalophus californianus isolate mZalCal1 chromosome 1, mZalCal1.pri.v2, whole genome shotgun sequence contains the following coding sequences:
- the C1H19orf71 gene encoding uncharacterized protein C19orf71 homolog isoform X1, with protein sequence MQTLRREAARPYVPRGTLEADFPAPLYSDDYLSVEGPRWTPAIRQAVRWKYAPMGRDAASQLWYTGLTNSESREARCRLPRALDSPYRQAYAQWHGCHGHREQSMPLGECSAWPAPRGGARTTDDFLPGSPQQPTPSASGRPPGPTLPSPPSTGPPGRGGQTDPSGARNTVSRAGVGGDRGSKATSAAVQTARGQAVTWVPAPHSGQQAPTLGGVTAAGLRLRAVPVGSPAPPLHRAEL encoded by the exons ATGCAGACCCTGCGGCGGGAGGCTGCCCGGCCCTACGTCCCCCGGGGGACCCTTGAAGCAGATTTCCCAGCACCTCTGTACAG CGATGACTACCTGTCCGTGGAGGGGCCCCGCTGGACACCGGCCATCAGGCAGGCAGTGCGCTGGAAGTACGCCCCCATGGGGCGCGATGCAGCCAGTCAGCTGTGGTACACCGGCCTGACCAACTCCGAGTCCCGGGAAGCCCGGTGCAGGCTCCCGCGGGCCCTGGACAGCCCGTACCGCCAGGCCTATGCGCAATGGCATGGATGTCACGGTCACCGGGAGCAAAGCATGCCCTTGGGTGAGTGCTCAGCCTGGCCTGCCCCAAGGGGGGGGGCAAGGACCACAGATGACTTCCTACCCGGTAGCCCCCAACAGCCTACACCCAGCGCCTCCGGGAGACCGCCTGGTCCgaccctgccctccccgcccagTACAGGGCCCCCAGGACGTGGTGGACAGACAGACCCATCCGGGGCAAGGAATACGGTGagcagggcgggggtgggaggcGATCGGGGGAGCAAGGCCACCTCGGCTGCGGTTCAAACTGCGCGGGGACAGGCGGTGACCTGGGTCCCGGCCCCCCACAGTGGTCAACAGGCCCCAACACTGGGCGGAGTCACCGCGGCAGGGCTCCGACTACGTGCCGTTCCTGTCGGTTCCCCAGCGCCCCCGCTACACCGCGCAGAACTATAG
- the C1H19orf71 gene encoding uncharacterized protein C19orf71 homolog isoform X2, whose product MQTLRREAARPYVPRGTLEADFPAPLYSDDYLSVEGPRWTPAIRQAVRWKYAPMGRDAASQLWYTGLTNSESREARCRLPRALDSPYRQAYAQWHGCHGHREQSMPLAYTQRLRETAWSDPALPAQYRAPRTWWTDRPIRGKEYVVNRPQHWAESPRQGSDYVPFLSVPQRPRYTAQNYRQWDLEPYCPSTNQRPPSIYTPIH is encoded by the exons ATGCAGACCCTGCGGCGGGAGGCTGCCCGGCCCTACGTCCCCCGGGGGACCCTTGAAGCAGATTTCCCAGCACCTCTGTACAG CGATGACTACCTGTCCGTGGAGGGGCCCCGCTGGACACCGGCCATCAGGCAGGCAGTGCGCTGGAAGTACGCCCCCATGGGGCGCGATGCAGCCAGTCAGCTGTGGTACACCGGCCTGACCAACTCCGAGTCCCGGGAAGCCCGGTGCAGGCTCCCGCGGGCCCTGGACAGCCCGTACCGCCAGGCCTATGCGCAATGGCATGGATGTCACGGTCACCGGGAGCAAAGCATGCCCTTGG CCTACACCCAGCGCCTCCGGGAGACCGCCTGGTCCgaccctgccctccccgcccagTACAGGGCCCCCAGGACGTGGTGGACAGACAGACCCATCCGGGGCAAGGAATACG TGGTCAACAGGCCCCAACACTGGGCGGAGTCACCGCGGCAGGGCTCCGACTACGTGCCGTTCCTGTCGGTTCCCCAGCGCCCCCGCTACACCGCGCAGAACTATAGGCAATGGGACCTGGAGCCTTACTGTCCCTCCACCAACCAGCGGCCGCCATCCATCTACACGCCCATCCACTGA
- the FZR1 gene encoding fizzy-related protein homolog isoform X1 produces MDQDYERRLLRQIVVQNENTMPCVAEMRRTLTPANSPVSSPSKHGDRFIPSRAGANWSVNFHRINENEKSPSQNRKAKDATSDNGKDGLAYSALLKNELLGAGIEKVQDPQTEDRRLQPSTPEKKGLFTYSLSAKRSSPDDGNDVSPYSLSPVSNKSQKLLRSPRKPTRKISKIPFKVLDAPELQDDFYLNLVDWSSLNVLSVGLGTCVYLWSACTSQVTRLCDLSVEGDSVTSVGWSERGNLVAVGTHKGFVQIWDAAAGKKLSMLEGHTARVGALAWNADQLSSGSRDRMILQRDIRTPPLQSERRLQGHRQEVCGLKWSTDHQLLASGGNDNKLLVWNHSSLSPVQQYTEHLAAVKAIAWSPHQHGLLASGGGTADRCIRFWNTLTGQPLQCIDTGSQVCNLAWSKHANELVSTHGYSQNQILVWKYPSLTQVAKLTGHSYRVLYLAMSPDGEAIVTGAGDETLRFWNVFSKTRSTKVKWESVSVLNLFTRIR; encoded by the exons ATGGACCAGGACTATGAGCGGCGCCTCCTCCGGCAGATCGTTGTTCAGAACGAGAACACGATGCCCTGC GTGGCAGAGATGCGGCGAACCCTGACGCCCGCCAACTCTCCCGTGTCCTCCCCCAGCAAGCATGGAGACCGCTTCATCCCCTCCAGAGCTGGGGCCAACTGGAGCGTGAATTTCCACAGGATCAAT GAGAATGAGAAGTCTCCCAGCCAAAACCGGAAAGCCAAGGACGCCACCTCAGACAACGGCAAAG ACGGCCTGGCCTACTCCGCCTTGCTGAAGAACGAGCTGCTGGGAGCCGGCATCGAGAAGGTGCAGGACCCGCAGACAGAGGACCGCAGGCTGCAGCCTTCCACACCTGAGAAGAAGGGCCTGTTCACG TATTCCCTCAGCGCCAAGCGCTCCAGCCCTGACGACGGCAACGACGTGTCTCCCTACTCCTTGTCCCCAGTCAGCAACAAAAG TCAGAAGCTACTGCGGTCGCCACGGAAACCTACCCGCAAGATCTCCAAGATCCCCTTCAAGGTCCTGGACGCACCAGAGCTGCAGGACGACTTCTACCTGAACCTAGTGGACTGGTCATCCCTCAACGTGCTTAGCGTGGGGCTGGGGACCTGCGTGTACCTGTGGAGCGCCTGCACCAGCCAG GTGACCCGGCTCTGTGACCTCTCGGTGGAAGGGGACTCGGTGACGTCTGTGGGCTGGTCTGAACGG GGCAACCTGGTGGCTGTGGGCACGCACAAGGGCTTTGTGCAGATCTGGGATGCGGCTGCGGGGAAGAAGCTGTCCATGCTGGAAGGCCACACGGCACGCGTCG GGGCGCTGGCCTGGAACGCTGACCAGCTCTCATCTGGGAGCCGGGACCGCATGATCCTGCAGAGGGACATCCGGACCCCGCCCCTGCAGTCTGAGCGGCGGCTGCAGGGCCACCGGCAGGAGGTGTGTGGGCTCAAGTGGTCCACAGACCACCAGCTCCTCGCCTCGGGGGGCAACGACAACAAG CTGCTGGTCTGGAACCACTCAAGCCTGAGCCCTGTGCAGCAGTACACAGAGCATCTGGCGGCCGTGAAGGCCATCGCCTGGTCCCCACACCAGCACGGGCTGCTGGCGTCCGGTGGCGGCACGGCGGACCGCTGCATCCGCTTCTGGAACACGCTCACAGGGCAGCCGCTGCAGTGCATCGACACGGGCTCCCAGGTGTGCAACCTTGCCTGGTCCAAGCACGCCAACGAACTG gTGAGCACGCACGGCTATTCGCAGAACCAGATCTTGGTCTGGAAGTACCCGTCCCTGACCCAGGTGGCAAAGCTGACCGGGCACTCCTACAGGGTCTTGTACCTG GCCATGTCCCCTGATGGAGAGGCCATAGTCACTGGTGCTGGGGACGAAACGCTGAGGTTCTGGAATGTCTTTAGCAAAACCCGTTCGACAAAGGTAAAGTGG GAGTCCGTGTCAGTCCTCAACCTCTTCACCAGGATCCGGTAA
- the FZR1 gene encoding fizzy-related protein homolog isoform X3 translates to MSGASSGRSLFRTRTRCPAKHGDRFIPSRAGANWSVNFHRINENEKSPSQNRKAKDATSDNGKDGLAYSALLKNELLGAGIEKVQDPQTEDRRLQPSTPEKKGLFTYSLSAKRSSPDDGNDVSPYSLSPVSNKSQKLLRSPRKPTRKISKIPFKVLDAPELQDDFYLNLVDWSSLNVLSVGLGTCVYLWSACTSQVTRLCDLSVEGDSVTSVGWSERGNLVAVGTHKGFVQIWDAAAGKKLSMLEGHTARVGALAWNADQLSSGSRDRMILQRDIRTPPLQSERRLQGHRQEVCGLKWSTDHQLLASGGNDNKLLVWNHSSLSPVQQYTEHLAAVKAIAWSPHQHGLLASGGGTADRCIRFWNTLTGQPLQCIDTGSQVCNLAWSKHANELVSTHGYSQNQILVWKYPSLTQVAKLTGHSYRVLYLAMSPDGEAIVTGAGDETLRFWNVFSKTRSTKVKWESVSVLNLFTRIR, encoded by the exons ATGAGCGGCGCCTCCTCCGGCAGATCGTTGTTCAGAACGAGAACACGATGCCCTGC CAAGCATGGAGACCGCTTCATCCCCTCCAGAGCTGGGGCCAACTGGAGCGTGAATTTCCACAGGATCAAT GAGAATGAGAAGTCTCCCAGCCAAAACCGGAAAGCCAAGGACGCCACCTCAGACAACGGCAAAG ACGGCCTGGCCTACTCCGCCTTGCTGAAGAACGAGCTGCTGGGAGCCGGCATCGAGAAGGTGCAGGACCCGCAGACAGAGGACCGCAGGCTGCAGCCTTCCACACCTGAGAAGAAGGGCCTGTTCACG TATTCCCTCAGCGCCAAGCGCTCCAGCCCTGACGACGGCAACGACGTGTCTCCCTACTCCTTGTCCCCAGTCAGCAACAAAAG TCAGAAGCTACTGCGGTCGCCACGGAAACCTACCCGCAAGATCTCCAAGATCCCCTTCAAGGTCCTGGACGCACCAGAGCTGCAGGACGACTTCTACCTGAACCTAGTGGACTGGTCATCCCTCAACGTGCTTAGCGTGGGGCTGGGGACCTGCGTGTACCTGTGGAGCGCCTGCACCAGCCAG GTGACCCGGCTCTGTGACCTCTCGGTGGAAGGGGACTCGGTGACGTCTGTGGGCTGGTCTGAACGG GGCAACCTGGTGGCTGTGGGCACGCACAAGGGCTTTGTGCAGATCTGGGATGCGGCTGCGGGGAAGAAGCTGTCCATGCTGGAAGGCCACACGGCACGCGTCG GGGCGCTGGCCTGGAACGCTGACCAGCTCTCATCTGGGAGCCGGGACCGCATGATCCTGCAGAGGGACATCCGGACCCCGCCCCTGCAGTCTGAGCGGCGGCTGCAGGGCCACCGGCAGGAGGTGTGTGGGCTCAAGTGGTCCACAGACCACCAGCTCCTCGCCTCGGGGGGCAACGACAACAAG CTGCTGGTCTGGAACCACTCAAGCCTGAGCCCTGTGCAGCAGTACACAGAGCATCTGGCGGCCGTGAAGGCCATCGCCTGGTCCCCACACCAGCACGGGCTGCTGGCGTCCGGTGGCGGCACGGCGGACCGCTGCATCCGCTTCTGGAACACGCTCACAGGGCAGCCGCTGCAGTGCATCGACACGGGCTCCCAGGTGTGCAACCTTGCCTGGTCCAAGCACGCCAACGAACTG gTGAGCACGCACGGCTATTCGCAGAACCAGATCTTGGTCTGGAAGTACCCGTCCCTGACCCAGGTGGCAAAGCTGACCGGGCACTCCTACAGGGTCTTGTACCTG GCCATGTCCCCTGATGGAGAGGCCATAGTCACTGGTGCTGGGGACGAAACGCTGAGGTTCTGGAATGTCTTTAGCAAAACCCGTTCGACAAAGGTAAAGTGG GAGTCCGTGTCAGTCCTCAACCTCTTCACCAGGATCCGGTAA
- the C1H19orf71 gene encoding uncharacterized protein C19orf71 homolog isoform X3 yields the protein MQTLRREAARPYVPRGTLEADFPAPLYSDDYLSVEGPRWTPAIRQAVRWKYAPMGRDAASQLWYTGLTNSESREARCRLPRALDSPYRQAYAQWHGCHGHREQSMPLVVNRPQHWAESPRQGSDYVPFLSVPQRPRYTAQNYRQWDLEPYCPSTNQRPPSIYTPIH from the exons ATGCAGACCCTGCGGCGGGAGGCTGCCCGGCCCTACGTCCCCCGGGGGACCCTTGAAGCAGATTTCCCAGCACCTCTGTACAG CGATGACTACCTGTCCGTGGAGGGGCCCCGCTGGACACCGGCCATCAGGCAGGCAGTGCGCTGGAAGTACGCCCCCATGGGGCGCGATGCAGCCAGTCAGCTGTGGTACACCGGCCTGACCAACTCCGAGTCCCGGGAAGCCCGGTGCAGGCTCCCGCGGGCCCTGGACAGCCCGTACCGCCAGGCCTATGCGCAATGGCATGGATGTCACGGTCACCGGGAGCAAAGCATGCCCTTGG TGGTCAACAGGCCCCAACACTGGGCGGAGTCACCGCGGCAGGGCTCCGACTACGTGCCGTTCCTGTCGGTTCCCCAGCGCCCCCGCTACACCGCGCAGAACTATAGGCAATGGGACCTGGAGCCTTACTGTCCCTCCACCAACCAGCGGCCGCCATCCATCTACACGCCCATCCACTGA
- the MFSD12 gene encoding major facilitator superfamily domain-containing protein 12: MGPGPPAAGAGAPPRPLSVAARLSYAVGHFLNDLCASMWFTYLLLYLHSVRAYSSRGAGLLLLLGQVADGLCTPLVGYEADRAAGHCVRCGPRKAWHLVGTICVLLSFPFIFSPCLGCGAATPEWAALLYYAPFIVIFQFGWAAAQIAHLSLIPELATNDHEKVELTALRYAFTVVASITVYGAAWVLLHLQGSPSLGGSRRVTDQLGIQDVLVFQNLSLLVVGVGAVSSLLFHLGTREGRRPRAEEPDEHSPLLAPATARPLLLWKHWLREPAFYQVGLLYMSTRLIVNLSQTYIAMYLTYSLNLPKKFIATIPLVMYLSGFCSSFLMKPVNKCIGRNLTYFVGLLVILAFAAWVALADGLGMAVYAAAVLLGTGCATILVTSLAMTADLIGPHTHSGAFVYGAMSFSDKVANGLAVMAIQSLYPCSLEICCRACTGFYRWVMVAATGGVGVAATLCLCSLLIWPIRLRSWDPGAQP, from the exons ATGGGCCCGGGGCCCCCGGCGGCCGGAGCGGGGGCGCCGCCGCGGCCACTGTCGGTGGCCGCGCGGCTGAGCTACGCGGTGGGCCACTTCCTCAACGACCTGTGCGCGTCCATGTGGTTCACCTACCTGCTGCTCTACCTGCACTCGGTGCGCGCCTACAGCTCGCGCGGCGCCGGCCTGCTGCTGCTGCTCGGCCAGGTGGCCGACGGGCTGTGCACGCCCCTCGTGGGCTACGAGGCCGACCGCGCCGCCGGCCACTGCGTCCGCTGCGGCCCCCGAAAGGCCTGGCACCTGGTCG GTACCATCTGTGTCCTGCTGTCCTTCCCCTTCATCTTCAGCCCGTGCCTGGGCTGCGGGGCAGCCACGCCCGAATGGGCCGCCCTCCTCTACTACGCGCCCTTCATCGTGATCTTCCAGTTCGGCTGGGCGGCGGCGCAGATCGCCCACCTCAGCCTCATCCCCGAGCTCGCCACCAATGACCACGAGAAGGTGGAGCTCACGGCCCTCAG GTACGCCTTCACCGTGGTGGCCAGCATCACCGTGTACGGTGCCGCCTGGGTGCTGCTCCACCTGCAGGGCTCCCCGAGCTTGGGGGGGTCCCGCAGGGTCACTGACCAGCTGGGCATCCAAGACGTGCTGGTGTTCCAG AACCTCTCCCTGCTGGTGGTGGGAGTTGGAGCCGTCTCTTCGCTGCTGTTCCATCTGGGCACCAGGGAAGGGCGCCGGCCTCGGGCGGAGGAGCCGGACGAGCACAGCCCGCTGCTGGCCCCCGCCACCGCCCGGCCCCTGCTGCTCTGGAAGCACTGGCTCCGAGAGCCGGCCTTCTATCAG GTGGGCTTGCTGTACATGAGCACGAGGCTCATTGTGAACCTGTCCCAGACGTACATAGCCATGTATCTCACCTACTCCCTCAACCTGCCCAAG AAGTTCATCGCCACCATCCCGCTGGTGATGTACCTCAGCGgtttctgctcctccttcctcatGAAGCCAGTCAACAAGTGCATCGGGAGGAAT CTGACCTACTTTGTGGGCCTCCTGGTGATCCTGGCCTTCGCCGCCTGGGTGGCACTGGCAGACGGGCTGGGCATGGCCGTGTATGCGGCGGCTGTGCTGCTGGGCACGGGCTGCGCCACCATCCTCGTCACCTCGCTGGCCATGACGGCCGACCTCATCGGCCCCCACACG CACAGCGGAGCCTTCGTGTACGGGGCCATGAGCTTCTCGGATAAAGTGGCCAATGGGCTGGCAGTCATGGCCATCCAGAGCCTGTATCCCTGCTC CTTGGAGATTTGCTGCAGGGCCTGCACGGGCTTCTACCGCTGGGTGATGGTGGCCGCCACTGGCGGTGTGGGCGTGGCCGCCACCCTCTGTCTCTGCAGTCTCCTCATCTGGCCCATTCGCCTGCGGAGTT GGGACCCTGGAGCCCAGCCCTGA
- the FZR1 gene encoding fizzy-related protein homolog isoform X2, protein MDQDYERRLLRQIVVQNENTMPCVAEMRRTLTPANSPVSSPSKHGDRFIPSRAGANWSVNFHRINENEKSPSQNRKAKDATSDNGKDGLAYSALLKNELLGAGIEKVQDPQTEDRRLQPSTPEKKGLFTYSLSAKRSSPDDGNDVSPYSLSPVSNKSQKLLRSPRKPTRKISKIPFKVLDAPELQDDFYLNLVDWSSLNVLSVGLGTCVYLWSACTSQVTRLCDLSVEGDSVTSVGWSERGNLVAVGTHKGFVQIWDAAAGKKLSMLEGHTARVGALAWNADQLSSGSRDRMILQRDIRTPPLQSERRLQGHRQEVCGLKWSTDHQLLASGGNDNKLLVWNHSSLSPVQQYTEHLAAVKAIAWSPHQHGLLASGGGTADRCIRFWNTLTGQPLQCIDTGSQVCNLAWSKHANELVSTHGYSQNQILVWKYPSLTQVAKLTGHSYRVLYLAMSPDGEAIVTGAGDETLRFWNVFSKTRSTKESVSVLNLFTRIR, encoded by the exons ATGGACCAGGACTATGAGCGGCGCCTCCTCCGGCAGATCGTTGTTCAGAACGAGAACACGATGCCCTGC GTGGCAGAGATGCGGCGAACCCTGACGCCCGCCAACTCTCCCGTGTCCTCCCCCAGCAAGCATGGAGACCGCTTCATCCCCTCCAGAGCTGGGGCCAACTGGAGCGTGAATTTCCACAGGATCAAT GAGAATGAGAAGTCTCCCAGCCAAAACCGGAAAGCCAAGGACGCCACCTCAGACAACGGCAAAG ACGGCCTGGCCTACTCCGCCTTGCTGAAGAACGAGCTGCTGGGAGCCGGCATCGAGAAGGTGCAGGACCCGCAGACAGAGGACCGCAGGCTGCAGCCTTCCACACCTGAGAAGAAGGGCCTGTTCACG TATTCCCTCAGCGCCAAGCGCTCCAGCCCTGACGACGGCAACGACGTGTCTCCCTACTCCTTGTCCCCAGTCAGCAACAAAAG TCAGAAGCTACTGCGGTCGCCACGGAAACCTACCCGCAAGATCTCCAAGATCCCCTTCAAGGTCCTGGACGCACCAGAGCTGCAGGACGACTTCTACCTGAACCTAGTGGACTGGTCATCCCTCAACGTGCTTAGCGTGGGGCTGGGGACCTGCGTGTACCTGTGGAGCGCCTGCACCAGCCAG GTGACCCGGCTCTGTGACCTCTCGGTGGAAGGGGACTCGGTGACGTCTGTGGGCTGGTCTGAACGG GGCAACCTGGTGGCTGTGGGCACGCACAAGGGCTTTGTGCAGATCTGGGATGCGGCTGCGGGGAAGAAGCTGTCCATGCTGGAAGGCCACACGGCACGCGTCG GGGCGCTGGCCTGGAACGCTGACCAGCTCTCATCTGGGAGCCGGGACCGCATGATCCTGCAGAGGGACATCCGGACCCCGCCCCTGCAGTCTGAGCGGCGGCTGCAGGGCCACCGGCAGGAGGTGTGTGGGCTCAAGTGGTCCACAGACCACCAGCTCCTCGCCTCGGGGGGCAACGACAACAAG CTGCTGGTCTGGAACCACTCAAGCCTGAGCCCTGTGCAGCAGTACACAGAGCATCTGGCGGCCGTGAAGGCCATCGCCTGGTCCCCACACCAGCACGGGCTGCTGGCGTCCGGTGGCGGCACGGCGGACCGCTGCATCCGCTTCTGGAACACGCTCACAGGGCAGCCGCTGCAGTGCATCGACACGGGCTCCCAGGTGTGCAACCTTGCCTGGTCCAAGCACGCCAACGAACTG gTGAGCACGCACGGCTATTCGCAGAACCAGATCTTGGTCTGGAAGTACCCGTCCCTGACCCAGGTGGCAAAGCTGACCGGGCACTCCTACAGGGTCTTGTACCTG GCCATGTCCCCTGATGGAGAGGCCATAGTCACTGGTGCTGGGGACGAAACGCTGAGGTTCTGGAATGTCTTTAGCAAAACCCGTTCGACAAAG GAGTCCGTGTCAGTCCTCAACCTCTTCACCAGGATCCGGTAA